CCCGGCCGTCATCCCGGAGAGGCCCGCGCCGATAATCGTAACGTCCTTTTTCATGACAACTCCAATCTTGTAACTCGATTTTCAAATTATTCTTTTATGCCGCCTTTGAGTTCATCCCCGATCCACTTCAGAATCTCTTCGATGTGGGCCTCTACGAATTTTGGATTGTGCCTGCCGCCGGGGATGATGTTTTCTTTTGGGTAGACCTTTGCCCCGGCGCTGGTTAGGAGGGGAACAAGTATGGGGATGTGGGCGTCGAGGTTGAAGTCGTCCTTGTCCCCCACAATGATGTAATATCGCTGTCCCCTCATGTTTCCGTCCCTCGATTTTATCATCTCCACAGGATTATTTGCCATCATCCGCTCCCAGACGGGCTTGTCCTCATCCCAGGCGTCTCCCCTAAACTTGTCGCTGTCAAAGACGTTGTAGTAGATCCACTCCTCGGTTATGCCCAACAGCCCCCCCATCACGGCGCCGTTTACCACCCTCTTCGGGTCGTCGTAGTCGATGGGGGCGTAGTGATCCGGGTCGTAGTCGGCGAGCTTGTCCCCGTCGATGCCGTATCTCAGGTCGGCCGCGGGGTAGATGGGCACCAGTATGTGGGAGAAGTGGGGGTGTGTTATCCCGTAGTAAATGGTCCCGTATCCCCCCATGGAGCTTCCCATCAGGACGATCCCCTCAGGGTCGATGCGAACGTTGAAGTTATAAATCACGAAGTTAACGATCTCCTTGAAGAAGTGATCCTCGAAGCGCCCCAGGTTGCTGTTGATGTAGAAGCTTCCGCCCCTCTCGTCGTACTTCGTCATGGGGTCGTCCCTTCCGTCGGCGGAGACGGAGAAATCGGGAAAGACGACGACCGAGGGGGGCAATGTTCCATCCTTTATCGCCTTTTCCATCGGCTCAATCAGGATGTTCACCCATGTCTGTCCCCTGCTCGCAAAGCCGTGGAGGGCAAATATTACCGGGTAGGGCTCTTCCGTCTCCTCGTATCCCGGCGGCAGGTAGACGATGAGGGGCCTCTCCTTTCCGAGAAACCTGCTGTATATCGGGTCTCCCAGAACAACGGAGTCGCCCTTGGGCAGGGCGGGGTCGTTACCCGCCATGAAGACCATCATCTTCCCGTCGCCGTTGTATTCGGGGGCTTTGTCTTCCCAGGGGGCGTACCTGTTCAATAGGGTGAGGGATGTGGGAACGGGGTGCATTATCAGGCCGACTATGAAGAGGATAATGACCACGGCTGAAAGAATAACCGCGACGCCTATCGCGATTCTGACTACTGAATCTTTTATCGTTTCACTCCCTTTTGTCATGGCTTGCTCTCCTTGAGCGTAATACTATTTTTTAAAAACATATTTCTTTGAGAACGTATTTTTTTGAAATATTTTCTTAAAACGAGTTTCTTATTGGCAGAATGTTGAACACCAAAATAAAGAAACCTAAAAACAAATCGAAGGCCGGATAACATGCAAGGAATAATGCGTCGCTTATCGGCTCAGTTCTCCGCTCGACCTTCAAGCCTTTTCCCGAGCCACAAAATTATATTGTCGATGTTGTCGTTCACAAACTTGTCGTCGTGGCGCCCCCCCTCGATGATGTTCTTTTCAGGATACACCTTCGCCCCGGCGTTGATCAGGCGCGGGACCAAGATCGGCATATATGCATCGGAGTTAAAGTCGTCCTCGCTCCCGACTATGATGTAGTAGCTCTGATTTGATAAATCGGGCGGGCGGCACTCGAGGGTCTCCACCGGATTTACCACCATCAGCCGTTCCCAGACCGGCCTGTCCTCCTGCCACACCTCGCCGGGGGTTTTATCGCTGTCAAAGACGGCGTAGTACATCCACTCCTCGGTTATGCCGAACAGCCCCCCGAAGACCGATGCGTTCACTATCCTGTTCGGGTCGTCCGAGGTGATCGGCTCGTATTTATTCGGGTCGTAATCTACCATCCTGTTCCCGGCGATGCTGTAACGGGTGTCCGCGGAGGGGTATATCAGGACGAGGTTGTTGGAGAGCCTGGGGTGGTTCAGGGCGTAATATAGCACCCCGAATCCCCCCATCGAGTTTCCGATCATGGCGATCTTGTCCGGGTTTGTGCTCACGTTGAAATTGGAAAAGACGAAGGGGATTATATCCCTGGTGAAGTGATCCTCGAAGCGCCCCAGATTGCTGTTGACGTATCTCGTTCCACGCCGGTCGTCGTAGGGAGTCTTCGGGTCGTCCTTGCCGTTCCCCGAGATGGAAAAATCGACCGACACGATAACCGTCGGGGGCATCGTCCCTTTCTTGAAGGCGGACTCCATCGGACCTACGAGGTGTCTAATCCAGCTCTGGGCCCTGCCGCCGTTTCCGTGAAGGGCGATCAGAAGTGGGCACTCCTTACCCTTCTCGTCGTATCCCGGCGGGAGGTAGACGATCATCGGGCGATCCTGGCCCAAGATAACGCTGTAGATCGGGTCTCTCAACTCAACGGAACTCCCGTTTGGGAGGACGGCCTCGTCCCCCATGTATACGACCAGTTTCCCATCGCCATCGTATGTCAGCTCGCCCGTCTCCCAGGGGACGCCCCGATCCACGATGTGGGGAGGTAGCGCAACGGGACGCTTAACCCACGCGTAGAGGAGGAGTGCCGAAAACACGACAACAAGCGTAATCGTCACAAACAGGGCTATCCTTAGTATTGCGGCCGCTGCGCCTCTCTTCTTCGCGTCCCCTTTTTTCGCGTCCCCTTTTTTCGACATTACAAGACCCCCATGAAAGAAGTTTTTTTAATACCTTATCTTTTGTGCTGCCGATTGTTGATACAGATACAGCCTACATCAAGTTTGTAAAAAGTCAACGAAAATATTTCAAAAACTGTTGCACAAAGCCCCGGCACCAAATATAATCTACAAAAAATTAGAGGGGGGAGATATGATAATCGATATGCACATACATCCATTCTGCAAGGAAGCCACGATTTTACCCGGGTTTAACGGCGCGGCGGAGAGGCTTTACGGGGACATGATCGACAAGGACAGGTTCAAGAACATCGCGGCGATGTTCGAGTATATTTTTACCCAGCGAACCGTCGGCGACATTATCAAGGACATGGACGACGCGGGGGTGGACAAGGCGGTGATCGTCGCGGCGGACTACACCACGGCGTCCGGCGTGATCGCCGTGACAAACGAGGACGTCTCGCGGCTGGCTAAGGAGCACCCGGACAGGTTCATTCCCTTTGCCGGCGTCGATCCCTCCAAGGGGAGGGCGGCCGTCGACGAGCTGACCCGTGCCGTTGAGGAGCTTGGGTGCGTGGGGCTGAAGCTCGTCCCGCCGATGCAGCTCTTTAACTTCGCAGATCCCAGGTTCAACCCCCTCTGGGAGAGGGCGCTGGAGCTTGGCATCATCGTCTGGACGCACACCGCCCACCAGCTCTCCACGCCCGGCTCCGACGCCCGGTTGGGCCACCCGATGCTGATAGAGCCGGTGGCCCTCAGGTACCCGAAGCTCAAGATCGTGATGGGGCACTGCGGCTTCCCGTGGCACTGGGAGGCGTGGTCGGTTGCGGTGCGCCACCCGAATGTCTACATAGACATCTCGGCGTACCCGAACCTCTACGACTACCTGCCGTGGGAGGCTTACTTACGGTTCAACGCCGAGGGGAAGGTGCTGTTCGCCTCCGACAACCCGCTGAAGGGTTTCAAGGAGACGCTGGACGCCCTTGACGCCGTAAATATCTCGGATGAGTTCAAGACG
The sequence above is drawn from the Candidatus Zymogenus saltonus genome and encodes:
- a CDS encoding alpha/beta fold hydrolase, whose translation is MSKKGDAKKGDAKKRGAAAAILRIALFVTITLVVVFSALLLYAWVKRPVALPPHIVDRGVPWETGELTYDGDGKLVVYMGDEAVLPNGSSVELRDPIYSVILGQDRPMIVYLPPGYDEKGKECPLLIALHGNGGRAQSWIRHLVGPMESAFKKGTMPPTVIVSVDFSISGNGKDDPKTPYDDRRGTRYVNSNLGRFEDHFTRDIIPFVFSNFNVSTNPDKIAMIGNSMGGFGVLYYALNHPRLSNNLVLIYPSADTRYSIAGNRMVDYDPNKYEPITSDDPNRIVNASVFGGLFGITEEWMYYAVFDSDKTPGEVWQEDRPVWERLMVVNPVETLECRPPDLSNQSYYIIVGSEDDFNSDAYMPILVPRLINAGAKVYPEKNIIEGGRHDDKFVNDNIDNIILWLGKRLEGRAEN
- a CDS encoding amidohydrolase, which produces MIIDMHIHPFCKEATILPGFNGAAERLYGDMIDKDRFKNIAAMFEYIFTQRTVGDIIKDMDDAGVDKAVIVAADYTTASGVIAVTNEDVSRLAKEHPDRFIPFAGVDPSKGRAAVDELTRAVEELGCVGLKLVPPMQLFNFADPRFNPLWERALELGIIVWTHTAHQLSTPGSDARLGHPMLIEPVALRYPKLKIVMGHCGFPWHWEAWSVAVRHPNVYIDISAYPNLYDYLPWEAYLRFNAEGKVLFASDNPLKGFKETLDALDAVNISDEFKTKIKGENARALLGI